A stretch of Caldanaerobius polysaccharolyticus DSM 13641 DNA encodes these proteins:
- a CDS encoding ABC transporter permease, whose amino-acid sequence MKAEVYNAIRPRSMRYVILRKNLTAVKKDWQLYSLLILPLIYYVIFRYIPMFGNVIAFRKFYPGGPVYGTEWVGLRYFKMFWTDPTFWQVFKNTIILSVEYLVFSFPFPIVFALLLNELRNQLFKRFVQTVSYLPHFLSMVIVAGMIMEILSPSTGVVNMVLKHLTGKTINFLAEPQWFRTIYIVSGIWQQMGWNAIIYLAALANINPELYEAAIIDGANRWQQTLHVTIPGIMPTIMILLILSIGGLMSVGFEKILLLYNPLTYSTADVISTYLYRMGLESNNFSYATAIGLFESVIGLILLSTANYISRRFADMSLW is encoded by the coding sequence ATGAAAGCAGAGGTATATAACGCTATAAGGCCGAGGAGCATGAGATACGTTATACTAAGAAAAAATTTAACCGCTGTTAAAAAGGATTGGCAGCTGTATAGTCTTTTAATATTGCCATTGATTTACTATGTGATTTTCAGGTATATTCCGATGTTTGGAAACGTTATAGCTTTTAGAAAATTTTATCCTGGGGGGCCTGTCTATGGTACAGAGTGGGTGGGCTTAAGATATTTTAAAATGTTTTGGACTGATCCGACGTTTTGGCAAGTGTTTAAAAACACCATAATACTGAGCGTAGAGTATCTGGTATTCAGTTTCCCATTTCCCATTGTATTTGCTTTATTGTTAAATGAACTGCGAAACCAGTTATTTAAAAGATTTGTGCAAACCGTTTCATATTTGCCTCACTTTCTATCTATGGTGATCGTAGCAGGTATGATAATGGAGATACTTTCTCCTTCTACGGGCGTTGTAAATATGGTTCTCAAACATTTGACGGGAAAAACTATAAATTTTTTAGCTGAACCTCAGTGGTTTAGGACCATTTACATAGTATCAGGTATATGGCAACAAATGGGGTGGAATGCAATAATATATTTGGCTGCATTAGCTAACATTAATCCAGAATTGTATGAGGCCGCGATAATTGATGGAGCAAATAGATGGCAGCAGACCCTTCACGTAACGATACCTGGCATTATGCCTACTATAATGATACTTTTGATTTTAAGTATAGGCGGGCTTATGTCGGTTGGTTTTGAAAAGATCTTGTTACTTTATAATCCTCTTACTTATTCTACGGCGGATGTTATATCGACATACCTTTATAGGATGGGATTGGAATCAAATAATTTCAGTTATGCGACTGCTATAGGGTTATTTGAGTCGGTAATAGGATTAATATTGTTGAGTACAGCTAATTATATTTCTAGACGATTCGCAGATATGAGTTTGTGGTAA
- a CDS encoding carbohydrate ABC transporter permease yields MIGVSKQYRVFQVVNVLVMLLVVVVTLYPFLYLVAESLSSEKFVYAGQVTLLPKGFTLRTYQVLTREIYFWLGYKNTIIYTIIGTFVSLFLSTILAYPLSKKRLKGRGIILGFIVFTMFFSGGLIPTYLLVNALGMRNTIWAVVLPGAISTYNVIIMKTFFEGIPAELEEAAAVDGMDTYGILIHIVLPLSMPIMATMALFYAVGMWNSWFGPFIYLDKKELFPVSLYLRNVIAGAQQTAVSSGSDVNDITQIAATVKAASMVLTALPILCVYPFLQKYFVKGVMIGSLKG; encoded by the coding sequence GTGATAGGTGTTTCTAAGCAATATAGGGTATTTCAAGTGGTGAACGTGTTAGTAATGCTTTTAGTGGTTGTTGTTACGCTGTATCCGTTCTTATACTTGGTGGCGGAGTCGTTGAGCAGTGAAAAATTTGTATACGCAGGCCAGGTTACGTTACTTCCCAAAGGATTTACATTGAGGACGTACCAAGTACTTACAAGGGAAATTTACTTCTGGTTAGGTTATAAAAACACCATTATATATACCATTATAGGTACGTTTGTGTCGTTATTTTTGTCAACCATTTTGGCTTATCCTCTTTCAAAAAAACGTTTGAAAGGGAGAGGGATTATCCTAGGCTTTATAGTCTTTACGATGTTTTTTAGCGGGGGGTTAATACCCACTTACTTGCTTGTTAATGCGCTGGGAATGCGCAACACTATATGGGCGGTGGTCTTACCGGGAGCAATAAGCACTTATAACGTCATAATAATGAAGACGTTTTTTGAAGGTATTCCTGCCGAACTGGAAGAAGCGGCAGCGGTAGATGGTATGGATACATATGGAATATTGATTCACATTGTTCTTCCTCTTTCAATGCCGATAATGGCTACGATGGCACTTTTTTACGCAGTAGGAATGTGGAATAGCTGGTTTGGACCTTTTATTTACCTGGATAAAAAAGAGCTATTTCCTGTGTCGCTGTATCTGAGGAATGTAATTGCTGGTGCGCAGCAGACGGCTGTAAGCAGCGGTTCTGATGTGAACGATATAACACAGATCGCAGCGACAGTAAAAGCCGCCAGTATGGTATTGACCGCTTTGCCAATATTGTGCGTATATCCTTTTTTGCAGAAATATTTCGTAAAAGGCGTTATGATTGGATCGCTGAAAGGTTAG
- a CDS encoding ABC transporter substrate-binding protein: protein MGKKIKTLIVMVLVVTLLSALFTGCSKKSTSTASKNQQSAEEAKQATNPKDPNNEHFRSDKPLEFTMLFNDNPAYPYKSNWLLWKAIKDKTNVTLKVTVVPMSDYAQKRSLLISTGKAPEIIPKTYPGEEVPFIPSGAILPISDYVNEMPNFSRQVKEWNLQDEINTLKQKNGKFYVLPGLHEIFVPDYSLAIRQDIFEKNNIPVPNTWDELYDALRKLKQIYPNVIPFSDRWQGKALLSIVAPTFGVAGGWGAGSGLYYYKDKDEFGFYPITEDYKNMLAYFNKLVKEGLFDPESFTQSDDQAIQKFVTGKSFVITTNSQELLNLRQRMDETLGKGKYKVIKIIPPAGPKGAVLAGSRLENGIMISSNALKDPNFHQMLKFIDWLWYSKEGQTLTKWGVEGTTYKVVNGKIELMPDVTAGFLGLNPNGTKDLRKDFGFGSGVFMLMYGGPKELAYSYMTDEDRKFTEEVNKTRELLPPAPPILYDESQRERANMISQPLMDYVQQMTLKFIMGQASLDKDWDKFVQQCKAKGSDELTKLANQVYNSTKDQLK, encoded by the coding sequence ATGGGCAAAAAAATAAAAACATTGATAGTGATGGTTTTAGTTGTAACCCTGCTATCTGCTTTATTTACAGGGTGTAGCAAAAAGAGCACATCGACTGCGTCAAAGAATCAGCAATCTGCTGAGGAGGCAAAGCAAGCGACAAATCCTAAGGACCCAAATAATGAGCATTTCAGGTCTGATAAACCTCTTGAATTTACTATGCTGTTTAACGATAATCCAGCCTATCCGTATAAATCAAATTGGCTATTATGGAAAGCGATTAAAGACAAAACTAATGTTACCTTGAAAGTTACGGTAGTGCCTATGAGCGATTATGCGCAAAAACGAAGCCTTTTGATAAGCACAGGTAAAGCACCTGAGATTATACCTAAAACCTATCCAGGTGAAGAGGTACCTTTTATTCCATCAGGTGCTATACTGCCTATAAGCGATTACGTAAACGAGATGCCGAATTTCTCAAGACAGGTCAAGGAGTGGAATCTGCAGGACGAAATAAATACGTTAAAGCAGAAAAATGGTAAATTTTACGTTTTGCCAGGCTTACATGAAATATTCGTCCCAGATTATTCTTTGGCTATCAGACAAGATATATTTGAAAAAAACAATATACCCGTACCTAATACATGGGATGAATTGTATGATGCATTGAGGAAATTAAAACAAATATATCCAAATGTTATTCCGTTTTCAGATAGATGGCAAGGAAAAGCTTTATTAAGTATAGTGGCTCCTACATTCGGTGTTGCTGGAGGATGGGGAGCTGGAAGTGGTTTGTATTATTATAAAGATAAAGATGAATTTGGCTTTTATCCTATTACAGAAGATTATAAAAATATGTTAGCGTATTTTAATAAACTTGTTAAAGAAGGGTTATTTGATCCTGAAAGTTTTACACAATCTGATGATCAAGCAATACAAAAGTTTGTTACAGGGAAATCTTTTGTGATAACTACGAATTCTCAAGAATTGCTTAATTTGAGACAAAGGATGGATGAGACTTTAGGCAAGGGTAAATACAAAGTGATAAAAATAATACCACCTGCAGGACCAAAAGGAGCAGTTTTAGCGGGAAGTCGCCTTGAAAATGGTATAATGATTTCATCTAACGCATTAAAAGATCCTAACTTTCACCAGATGCTGAAATTTATAGATTGGCTGTGGTACAGTAAAGAGGGGCAAACTTTAACTAAATGGGGTGTGGAAGGAACAACGTATAAAGTCGTTAATGGAAAGATAGAATTAATGCCTGATGTCACAGCCGGTTTTTTAGGATTAAATCCTAATGGTACAAAAGATTTAAGAAAAGATTTTGGGTTTGGCAGTGGTGTATTTATGTTAATGTACGGCGGACCTAAAGAGTTAGCATATTCTTATATGACGGACGAAGATAGAAAATTTACAGAAGAGGTAAATAAGACCAGGGAACTACTTCCTCCGGCACCACCTATTTTGTATGATGAAAGTCAGAGAGAGCGGGCTAATATGATAAGCCAGCCATTAATGGATTATGTTCAGCAGATGACGTTGAAATTTATAATGGGTCAGGCATCACTGGATAAGGATTGGGATAAATTTGTGCAGCAGTGCAAGGCCAAGGGCAGTGACGAACTTACAAAGCTTGCAAATCAAGTCTACAACAGCACTAAAGATCAACTTAAATAA
- a CDS encoding endo-1,4-beta-xylanase, which produces MNNGIKSLKEIYRDYFPIGAAVAVEDLCDEGQKNLLLEHFNSLTAENAMKFERIHPEEKNFVFENSDKIVEFAIKNNMKIRGHTFVWHNQTPDWVFKDNSGNRVSRELLIERLRLHINALCEHYRGKVYAWDVVNEAVEDKEDHLFRESEWYQIIGEEYIELAFRIAREADPYAQLYYNDYNNEKPYKLEKTYKLLKELLDKGTPIDGIGIQGHWDIHDSELFDNLKRAIELYASLGIKIQITELDVSMFAFNDHRRDIVAPSREMLEVQAQVYKKLFEIFRSYKDVITSVTFWGISDKHTWKDNFPVKNRKDWPLLFDEEQKPKPAFFSVTDFN; this is translated from the coding sequence TTGAATAATGGTATAAAAAGCCTTAAAGAAATTTACAGAGATTATTTTCCTATAGGCGCCGCTGTGGCGGTAGAAGATTTGTGCGATGAAGGGCAAAAAAATTTGCTTTTAGAGCATTTTAACAGTCTAACCGCCGAAAATGCCATGAAGTTTGAAAGGATACACCCGGAGGAAAAAAACTTTGTTTTTGAAAACAGCGATAAAATAGTAGAATTTGCGATAAAAAACAATATGAAAATAAGAGGGCACACTTTCGTATGGCATAATCAGACACCAGATTGGGTTTTTAAAGACAATTCGGGAAATAGAGTTTCCAGGGAATTACTAATTGAAAGATTGCGGTTACACATAAATGCTCTTTGCGAGCACTACAGAGGTAAGGTATACGCGTGGGATGTGGTAAATGAAGCGGTAGAAGATAAAGAAGATCATCTGTTTAGGGAATCTGAATGGTACCAGATTATTGGCGAGGAATACATTGAGTTAGCATTCAGGATAGCAAGAGAGGCGGACCCTTATGCTCAGCTATACTATAATGACTATAATAACGAAAAGCCGTATAAGTTGGAAAAGACTTATAAATTGTTAAAAGAGTTGCTTGATAAAGGAACCCCTATTGACGGAATTGGTATTCAGGGACACTGGGATATACACGATAGTGAGTTGTTTGATAATTTAAAAAGGGCAATAGAGTTATATGCGTCGTTGGGAATTAAAATCCAGATAACAGAGCTGGATGTATCGATGTTTGCGTTTAATGACCATAGGCGCGATATAGTAGCGCCCTCTAGAGAAATGCTTGAGGTTCAGGCTCAGGTCTATAAAAAGCTTTTTGAAATATTCAGGTCTTATAAAGATGTAATTACCTCGGTTACCTTTTGGGGAATTAGCGATAAACACACATGGAAAGATAACTTTCCCGTTAAAAACAGGAAAGATTGGCCGTTGTTATTTGATGAAGAGCAAAAACCTAAACCCGCTTTTTTTAGTGTGACGGACTTTAACTAA
- a CDS encoding S-layer homology domain-containing protein — protein sequence MEGSTNSQGFKSATSKTSTGYIVEEAIPLTDITPADGQILGFDVQVNDADDSGKRTSIVTWCDPSGNSWQDTSGFGNLMLVDTRLPRSVGNSDSLGDNEKSISDVGTIIKSVEIPVSVLKASINLDKKIIVKSGFVSVAISKNSLDLSDVNGNIKISIKDNGKYDKMSGFTPVTNAFDVLIKAGNEDVKILKPLEITLDVPASGINDLRKAGIYSYNESAGKWEYIGGKIDKDSNTITFKAYNSSIYAAFEYNKTFEDIKNHWAKDAIEVLASRHVVQGIDGRNFAPDKAVTRAEFVTMVTRLLGIQEKAYKGEFIDIKSGDWYANEIEAAYEAGIILGDGKRMKPNDYITREEMAAISMRVFGKLTSYDEEQLSKTTFADDDRVSDWAKKAVANAKKAGIMEGVSGNLFVPKKNATRAEAAVVIYRMLDKLGWDFNFPYPSDFKWVGSHVTP from the coding sequence ATGGAAGGAAGTACTAATTCTCAAGGCTTTAAATCAGCGACAAGTAAGACTTCAACCGGTTATATAGTAGAAGAAGCAATTCCTCTTACAGATATAACGCCAGCCGATGGTCAAATACTCGGATTTGATGTGCAAGTAAACGACGCTGATGATTCAGGCAAGAGAACCAGCATTGTAACATGGTGTGATCCTAGCGGCAATTCGTGGCAGGATACTTCTGGCTTTGGCAATCTTATGCTCGTGGATACAAGATTGCCGAGATCAGTAGGTAACAGTGATAGTCTTGGAGATAATGAAAAAAGTATTAGCGATGTAGGTACGATTATAAAATCAGTAGAGATACCTGTGTCAGTGCTGAAAGCTTCTATAAACCTTGATAAAAAAATAATAGTGAAGTCAGGTTTTGTATCTGTTGCAATATCTAAAAATTCACTGGACCTCAGCGATGTTAATGGCAATATAAAAATAAGCATAAAAGACAATGGTAAATATGACAAGATGTCAGGCTTTACCCCTGTTACAAATGCGTTTGACGTATTAATAAAAGCGGGAAATGAAGATGTAAAGATATTAAAGCCTTTAGAAATAACGTTAGATGTGCCTGCGTCTGGTATAAATGATTTAAGAAAAGCAGGCATATACTCCTATAATGAGTCAGCGGGTAAATGGGAATATATTGGAGGTAAGATAGATAAAGACAGTAATACAATAACATTTAAAGCATATAATTCCTCAATATATGCGGCATTTGAATATAATAAAACCTTTGAAGACATAAAAAACCACTGGGCCAAAGATGCCATTGAGGTACTTGCTTCAAGGCATGTGGTACAGGGCATTGATGGTAGAAACTTTGCACCTGATAAAGCTGTAACAAGGGCTGAATTTGTGACGATGGTAACAAGGCTTCTTGGTATTCAAGAAAAAGCGTACAAAGGAGAATTTATCGATATTAAGTCAGGAGATTGGTATGCCAATGAAATAGAGGCGGCATATGAAGCCGGTATAATACTCGGTGACGGGAAGAGGATGAAGCCAAATGACTATATAACCCGTGAAGAAATGGCGGCAATATCAATGAGGGTATTTGGTAAGCTTACGTCATACGATGAAGAGCAACTTAGCAAGACTACATTTGCTGATGATGATCGGGTAAGTGACTGGGCTAAGAAAGCCGTAGCAAATGCAAAAAAGGCTGGCATAATGGAGGGCGTATCTGGTAATCTTTTCGTACCGAAAAAAAATGCCACAAGGGCAGAAGCCGCAGTGGTTATTTATAGAATGTTGGATAAATTAGGTTGGGATTTTAACTTTCCATATCCCAGTGATTTTAAATGGGTAGGGTCCCACGTCACCCCATAG
- a CDS encoding uroporphyrinogen decarboxylase/cobalamine-independent methonine synthase family protein, producing MRLSITQEVGAGLCFPFAIMRYLRRMENFFVDIMLNEEEVLKLNEMVVDMLAKMIDIYGEIGADGIGFAEDWGTQEALLINPKTWRKLFKPSFKYLIEVGVDALQLDQPELMGVERLAEGL from the coding sequence GTGCGATTATCCATAACTCAGGAAGTTGGTGCCGGACTTTGTTTTCCCTTTGCCATCATGAGGTATTTGCGCCGCATGGAGAATTTCTTTGTAGACATAATGTTAAACGAAGAAGAGGTATTAAAGCTAAACGAAATGGTCGTGGATATGCTGGCGAAGATGATAGACATATATGGAGAGATAGGTGCTGACGGGATAGGGTTTGCGGAGGACTGGGGTACGCAGGAGGCATTGCTAATCAATCCCAAGACGTGGAGGAAGCTGTTTAAGCCATCGTTTAAGTACCTGATAGAGGTAGGAGTAGACGCGTTGCAGCTGGACCAACCGGAGCTTATGGGTGTAGAGAGGTTAGCGGAGGGTTTATAG
- a CDS encoding GntR family transcriptional regulator has product MFITISNTNPEPLYEQIYTEIKKLIVNEKLKPGDELPSIRELAKELTVSVITIKKAYELLEQEGLITTRQGLGSFVAQRDYATIKQKIKEEFQSKMINLLDEAERMGLTRDEVKLIINEILGKEELR; this is encoded by the coding sequence ATGTTTATAACTATTTCCAATACGAATCCAGAACCTCTTTATGAGCAGATATACACTGAAATAAAAAAACTCATAGTGAATGAGAAATTAAAGCCAGGTGATGAACTTCCTTCAATAAGGGAATTGGCAAAGGAACTGACTGTAAGCGTCATAACAATAAAAAAAGCGTATGAATTGCTGGAACAGGAAGGATTAATTACAACCAGGCAGGGATTAGGTTCGTTTGTGGCACAGAGGGATTATGCGACAATTAAACAGAAAATAAAGGAGGAGTTTCAAAGCAAGATGATAAATTTACTCGATGAGGCTGAGCGTATGGGCTTGACCAGAGATGAAGTAAAACTGATTATTAATGAGATCTTAGGTAAGGAGGAACTGCGGTGA
- a CDS encoding ABC transporter ATP-binding protein: MNYLLEVNNLCKNYREFRLKNVSFKLPAGYIMGFIGPNGAGKSTTIKSIMGYINIDGGEIKVLGKTVSKNDADYKQKIGYVGEEQYFIENMTVGWTVNFVSKFYRTWDDKLSMHLLKKYNISPSKKIRELSKGTRVKLSLMIALAHRPQLLILDEPTSGLDPLVRKEILDELMEFVQDESHGVFFSSHITEDISRIADYVTYINNGEIVLSDEKDRLLSKWKKVKVDIKYVDEEVKENLRMYTQNAFYYTGITGDVEHFKMIMKRKYPDAKIDIDNINLDDVLMSLVEVDKHAGVSI, translated from the coding sequence GTGAACTATTTATTGGAAGTAAACAACTTATGTAAGAATTACCGCGAATTTCGTTTAAAGAATGTATCGTTTAAGCTCCCTGCTGGCTATATAATGGGATTTATTGGCCCCAATGGTGCTGGCAAAAGTACGACGATTAAATCTATCATGGGTTATATTAATATTGATGGGGGAGAGATCAAGGTATTGGGCAAAACCGTATCGAAAAATGATGCGGATTATAAACAAAAAATAGGTTACGTAGGTGAAGAGCAGTATTTCATTGAAAATATGACAGTGGGTTGGACAGTAAACTTTGTTTCTAAGTTTTATCGAACATGGGATGATAAGCTGTCTATGCACTTGCTCAAAAAGTATAATATAAGTCCATCCAAAAAGATCAGGGAGCTTTCAAAAGGGACGAGGGTGAAGCTGTCGTTGATGATTGCACTGGCTCATCGTCCACAGCTTTTGATACTAGATGAACCTACATCAGGATTAGATCCGCTTGTGAGAAAAGAGATTCTTGATGAGTTGATGGAATTTGTTCAGGATGAAAGCCATGGCGTATTTTTCTCATCTCACATCACCGAAGATATATCCAGGATTGCGGATTATGTGACATATATAAATAATGGAGAAATAGTATTATCTGATGAAAAAGATAGGCTGCTTTCAAAATGGAAAAAGGTTAAGGTAGATATAAAGTATGTGGATGAAGAGGTAAAGGAAAATCTCAGGATGTATACACAAAATGCTTTTTATTATACGGGCATCACAGGGGACGTCGAGCACTTTAAGATGATAATGAAGAGAAAATATCCTGACGCAAAAATAGATATTGATAATATAAATTTGGATGATGTGTTAATGTCTTTGGTGGAGGTTGATAAACATGCTGGCGTTAGTATATAA
- a CDS encoding ABC-2 transporter permease, which translates to MLALVYKDLVQNKRMFIYFPLLVIFYMIIFHMTTYSAGMLFMVAFVAIVFLIQSFYMDEKDKVYRFFKTLPISDELAIKSKFISIFVQIALAIAISVAILFLSVQLNVFSANLSLYKIWQTILIAMGAGLMYMGIFQVLYYKYGYMVSMRIMSFAPLIIGFGFSFLATQLSDAGIISRFFIRIGEYFKNFSYTTIVFTILTLGLITYVICMYVSIHIFKKKDI; encoded by the coding sequence ATGCTGGCGTTAGTATATAAGGATCTGGTGCAGAACAAGAGGATGTTTATTTATTTTCCGCTGCTAGTGATATTTTATATGATTATATTTCATATGACTACTTATTCAGCTGGAATGTTGTTTATGGTTGCCTTCGTCGCTATTGTCTTTTTAATACAGAGTTTTTATATGGATGAAAAGGATAAGGTGTATAGATTTTTCAAAACTCTCCCTATTAGTGATGAATTGGCTATCAAAAGTAAATTTATATCAATTTTTGTGCAAATAGCTTTAGCAATTGCTATTAGCGTAGCTATATTGTTTCTTTCAGTTCAGCTTAATGTTTTTAGCGCAAATCTGAGTTTGTATAAAATATGGCAAACTATATTGATAGCTATGGGAGCAGGACTGATGTATATGGGTATATTTCAGGTGTTGTATTATAAATACGGATATATGGTTTCCATGAGAATAATGAGTTTTGCACCATTAATAATCGGTTTTGGATTTTCGTTTTTGGCGACCCAGTTAAGTGATGCCGGTATTATAAGCAGGTTCTTTATAAGAATAGGGGAATATTTTAAGAATTTCTCTTATACCACTATTGTTTTTACAATATTAACACTGGGCTTAATTACCTATGTGATATGCATGTACGTGTCAATTCACATATTTAAAAAGAAGGACATTTAA
- the aroC gene encoding chorismate synthase produces the protein MRYLTAGESHGRCLTAIIEGIPSNVHISVDRINEELKRRQAGYGRGLRMKIESDKVQILSGVRNSKTTGAPISLMIENRDWPNWEKIMDPIVSSGERVVTRPRPGHADLSGAIKYGLQDIRDVLERSSARETAIRVAVGAIAIQLLELFGIYVRSHVVSIGGIKAKNVGEFNEEFWRKVDKSEVFCGDGDAEVKMKDLIDKAKAEGDTLGGIFEVIVTGLPVGIGSYVQWDRKLDARLAYALMSIQAVKGVEFGYGFKAADMPGSMVHDEIYYSEEKGYYRITNGAGGIEGGMTNGQPVVVRCAVKPIPTLYKPLKSVDMRTKQPVEASVERSDVCAVPAASVVGKAVVAWEIASALLERYGGDNIEDILKNYREIGS, from the coding sequence TTGAGGTATTTAACAGCGGGCGAATCCCATGGTAGGTGCCTTACAGCGATAATCGAAGGTATACCTTCAAATGTACATATAAGTGTTGACAGGATCAATGAAGAATTAAAAAGGCGGCAGGCTGGTTATGGTAGAGGACTCAGGATGAAAATAGAGTCTGATAAAGTCCAAATTTTGTCTGGCGTGAGAAATTCAAAGACAACCGGTGCTCCTATATCCCTTATGATAGAAAACAGGGATTGGCCTAATTGGGAGAAGATCATGGACCCTATTGTATCTAGCGGTGAACGCGTAGTTACAAGGCCCAGGCCAGGCCATGCCGATTTAAGCGGTGCTATAAAATACGGATTGCAAGACATAAGAGATGTGCTGGAAAGATCTAGTGCCAGGGAGACAGCTATAAGAGTGGCTGTGGGAGCAATAGCAATACAATTGCTTGAGCTGTTTGGCATTTATGTGCGCTCTCACGTGGTCTCTATTGGTGGGATAAAAGCTAAAAATGTAGGGGAGTTTAATGAAGAATTTTGGAGAAAAGTTGATAAATCTGAGGTGTTCTGCGGCGATGGTGATGCCGAGGTTAAGATGAAAGACCTTATTGATAAAGCAAAGGCTGAAGGCGACACCCTGGGCGGAATTTTTGAAGTTATTGTAACGGGGTTGCCTGTGGGCATCGGGAGTTACGTGCAGTGGGATAGAAAGCTCGATGCTAGGTTGGCTTATGCCCTCATGAGCATCCAGGCTGTAAAAGGCGTGGAATTTGGCTATGGGTTTAAAGCGGCGGATATGCCCGGATCGATGGTGCATGATGAGATATATTATAGCGAGGAGAAGGGTTATTACAGGATTACTAATGGGGCTGGTGGCATAGAAGGGGGTATGACCAATGGACAGCCTGTGGTGGTTAGGTGTGCTGTAAAACCTATACCCACATTGTACAAACCCCTTAAAAGCGTAGATATGCGCACAAAACAGCCTGTAGAGGCTTCTGTGGAGAGATCTGATGTGTGTGCTGTGCCAGCTGCCAGCGTTGTGGGTAAGGCAGTGGTAGCATGGGAAATCGCCTCTGCGTTGTTAGAAAGGTATGGTGGTGACAACATTGAGGATATATTAAAAAATTATAGAGAGATCGGGTCTTGA